The following are from one region of the Nicotiana tomentosiformis chromosome 7, ASM39032v3, whole genome shotgun sequence genome:
- the LOC104095961 gene encoding uncharacterized protein, translating into MGSEMEIVEQRLKAFVGQLQTEFAILDRLVHKNKNQHRRCSYFQYLLKVRRDLRLLQAANLEEVLSASFQILYGKRPKQKVQLLESLKRRRTDGGKHNFLERLLGVAHLLTQMVEPMLRAATEISTLLARSFFMGFSLTILALLARIRVLVQQMLLDVVCVFNNVSSLSQREQAIKLTQDGFEVFREYFPPKQQVVFLECLWKSDKYVLVERQTEKHAGSQEKEVGEDVSVEASKIQYESIEIFLGDEEPGKITSNDLAEDGQAVIDKDKANSLENPIDLAEDGQAVMDKDKANSLQDPIQESNDEFRAQVDSAIAGPSGNNFNATEAGALPSSSPNKNPAKAKPGSKNNVAFVSVKRPAVSTKSELEFDIYGIEKGDNPSVDKEDPFFSLLTAGNMKSSLF; encoded by the exons ATGGGCTCAGAGATGGAAATAGTTGAGCAGAGGCTAAAAGCTTTTGTGGGTCAGCTCCAGACAGAGTTTGCCATTCTTGATCGACTCGTTCACAAAAACAAGAACCAGCATAGAAGATGCTCATACTTCCAGTACCTCTTAAAG gTGAGACGAGATTTGAGGCTCCTCCAAGCAGCTAATTTGGAGGAGGTTTTGAGTGCCTCTTTTCAAATTCTTTATGGGAAAAGACCCAAGCAAAAAGTGCAGCTTTTGGAAAG CCTAAAGAGGAGAAGAACTGATGGTGGCAAACACAATTTTCTGGAGCGACTTTTAGGGGTTGCACACCTGTTGACGCAG ATGGTTGAGCCAATGTTAAGGGCCGCTAC GGAGATATCCACACTTCTTGCACGATCATTTTTTATGGGATTTTCGTTGACAATATTGGCTTTGCTTGCCCGAATAAGAGTTCTAGTTCAGCAA ATGCTTCTTGATGTTGTTTGTGTATTCAACAATGTCTCCTCTTTATCTCAGAGGGAACAAGCCATAAAATTGACTCAAGATGGATTTGAG GTTTTTAGAGAATACTTTCCACCAAAGCAGCAGGTGGTTTTCCTCGAATGTCTTTGGAAATCTGATAAGTATGTGTTAGTTGAGAGACAAACTGAGAAACATGCTGGAAGCCAGGAAAAGGAGGTCGGAGAAGATGTTTCTGTAGAAGCATCTAAAATTCAGTACGAAAGCATTGAGATTTTCCTAGGAG ATGAGGAACCTGGAAAGATAACCTCTAATGATTTGGCTGAGGATGGTCAAGCTGTAATCGACAAAGACAAAGCAAATTCGTTGGAGAATCCTATAGATTTGGCTGAGGATGGTCAAGCTGTAATGGACAAAGATAAAGCAAATTCTTTGCAGGATCCTATCCAAGAGAGTAATGATGAATTTCGAGCTCAAGTTGATTCAGCTATTGCAGGACCTTCTGGCAATAATTTTAATGCTACTGAAGCTGGAGCGCTCCCAAGTTCATCACCCAACAAGAATCCGGCGAAAGCTAAACCTGGATCAAAGAATAATGTTGCATTTGTTTCAGTTAAAAGACCAGCTGTGTCAACAAAGAGTGAATTGGAGTTTGACATTTATGGAATTGAAAAGGGTGATAATCCTAGTGTAGATAAAGAAGATCCATTTTTCAGTTTACTTACTGCTGGAAATATGAAGAGCAGTCTATTCTAA
- the LOC104095960 gene encoding probable protein phosphatase 2C 55: protein MAVCGSRTSHIGHFVGNITARRLQCGLSMNCTVSYNKRGFEKVRKINMSLRNKGHPNNMLFQYFTTHVTKRWANPKSYIEIGSEGLHNLSPTCFSSGTASAPGVSSDNAKGEEQVANTAADSSEAKIPLKLNSGSFYLPHPAKAKTGGEDAHFMCTLTQAIGVADGVGGWADLGIDAGLYARELMSNSLAAIQEEPKGSIDLIRALDKAYVRTKAKGSSTACIVALTDEGLYAVNLGDSGFMLVRHGYATFKSPAQQHGFNFPYQLDCNNAGDSPSSAMVFKIAVAPGDVLIAGTDGLFDNLYDEDIKVVVLQSVEAGLGPQMTAQRIAELAQQRAMDTNKSSPFSDGAQEAGFEYHGGKLDDITVVVSYIMNNENS, encoded by the coding sequence ATGGCTGTTTGTGGTTCAAGAACTTCTCATATTGGTCATTTTGTTGGTAATATCACTGCTAGGCGCTTGCAATGTGGTTTGTCAATGAACTGCACTGTTTCTTACAACAAACGAGGCTTTGAGAAAGTTAGAAAAATCAACATGAGTTTGAGAAATAAAGGACATCCCAACAATATGCTTTTCCAGTACTTCACGACTCATGTTACAAAGAGGTGGGCCAATCCCAAATCATACATAGAAATTGGATCAGAAGGTTTACACAACTTATCCCCTACGTGTTTCTCTTCTGGAACTGCTTCTGCTCCTGGTGTGTCTTCGGATAATGCTAAGGGCGAGGAGCAAGTTGCTAATACTGCTGCTGATTCTTCTGAAGCAAAGATCCCCTTGAAGCTAAATTCAGGATCTTTTTACCTGCCTCATCCTGCTAAAGCAAAGACTGGTGGAGAGGATGCTCATTTTATGTGTACCCTTACACAAGCTATCGGTGTAGCTGATGGTGTTGGTGGATGGGCTGATCTTGGTATTGATGCTGGGCTGTATGCCCGCGAGTTAATGTCTAACTCTTTAGCTGCAATTCAGGAGGAACCAAAAGGCTCCATAGACTTAATCAGGGCACTGGATAAAGCTTATGTGAGAACAAAAGCAAAAGGTTCTTCTACTGCTTGTATTGTTGCACTCACCGATGAGGGTCTTTATGCAGTTAATTTAGGAGATAGCGGATTTATGTTGGTTAGACATGGATATGCCACGTTTAAATCCCCTGCACAACAACATGGTTTTAATTTTCCTTATCAACTAGATTGCAATAATGCTGGCGATTCACCTAGTTCTGCCATGGTGTTTAAAATTGCCGTTGCACCTGGAGATGTCCTAATTGCTGGTACAGATGGGCTTTTTGATAACTTGTATGACGAAGATATCAAAGTAGTTGTACTTCAGTCTGTGGAAGCTGGCTTAGGGCCTCAAATGACTGCTCAGAGGATAGCAGAACTGGCACAACAAAGAGCAATGGATACTAATAAGTCGTCGCCTTTCTCTGATGGAGCCCAGGAGGCTGGATTTGAGTACCATGGTGGGAAGCTGGACGACATAACTGTAGTTGTTTCTTACATAATGAATAATGAAAATTCATAA
- the LOC104095959 gene encoding uncharacterized protein has protein sequence MVQTLESMRGGGGSIKVGTTGTISALMSRELDSKTSASPTSISHSYRSPSVCSFSAGDATSPKRMKPRTSIDEASSSWVSEDNKNSPEIVKKAKHYNCKTPQRPILEADNSSADGTPIRQKTDRKRPTLVEIVDIKCGSAEKTWATPMKSRLKKLGFSKLSENPA, from the coding sequence ATGGTTCAGACATTAGAGTCCATGAGGGGTGGTGGAGGTTCTATTAAAGTGGGAACAACTGGTACGATCAGTGCCCTCATGTCAAGAGAATTAGATTCAAAAACATCTGCTTCTCCAACATCTATATCACATAGTTATAGGTCTCCTTCTGTTTGTTCATTCTCTGCTGGTGATGCTACCAGTCCTAAAAGAATGAAGCCAAGAACATCAATTGATGAGGCTAGCAGCAGTTGGGTgtctgaagataataaaaatAGCCCTGAGATAGTCAAGAAGGCAAAGCACTATAATTGTAAAACTCCTCAAAGGCCAATACTAGAAGCAGACAATTCTTCAGCAGATGGAACTCCTATTAGGCAGAAAACGGACAGAAAGAGACCGACCTTGGTGGAAATTGTGGACATAAAATGTGGTAGTGCGGAAAAAACATGGGCAACCCCTATGAAGAGTCGCCTGAAGAAGCTTGGTTTCTCAAAGCTTTCTGAGAACCCAGCTTAG